One genomic region from Salvia hispanica cultivar TCC Black 2014 chromosome 2, UniMelb_Shisp_WGS_1.0, whole genome shotgun sequence encodes:
- the LOC125206266 gene encoding uncharacterized protein LOC125206266, with the protein MARMLETAMSAIQEEINNEVERYQAAIQAWNEQHDRVPRTRMYIHRDREQAGLRLFMDYFSADPRWSDQMFHRRFRMRMHVYLHIVNAVVVRDAYFMQTFDAVRRQSISTLQKCTSALRQLAYGTTADMFDEYLHVSEHTGRACLAKFCRAVIEAFKDTYLRKPTSDDVRRLVRMHEETHGFPGMLGSIDCMHWQWKNCPMAWRGAFTSGHKGTHPTIVLEAVADQRLWI; encoded by the coding sequence atgGCTCGAATGTTAGAGACGGCGATGTCCGCAATCCAAGAAGAAATCAACAACGAGGTGGAACGCTATCAAGCTGCTATCCAAGCGTGGAACGAGCAACACGACCGGGTACCGCGTACTCGGATGTATATCCACCGAGACCGTGAACAAGCTGGTTTGCGGCTTTTCATGGATTATTTCTCTGCAGATCCTCGATGGAGTGATCAGATGTTCCATCGCCGGTTCCGGATGCGGATGCATGTGTACCTGCACATTGTCAACGCAGTTGTAGTTCGTGACGCGTACTTTATGCAAACCTTCGATGCTGTCAGGCGGCAAAGTATATCGACTTTGCAGAAATGCACATCCGCCCTCCGCCAACTCGCTTACGGAACAACTGCAGATATGTTTGATGAGTACCTCCATGTGAGCGAGCATACTGGACGCGCTTGCCTAGCCAAATTCTGTCGGGCAGTGATCGAAGCATTCAAGGACACATACTTGAGAAAACCAACGTCCGACGATGTTCGCAGATTAGTGCGAATGCACGAGGAGACCCACGGCTTCCCGGGGATGCTGGGCAGCATCGACTGTATGCACTGGcagtggaagaattgtccaaTGGCTTGGAGAGGAGCATTCACTAGCGGGCACAAGGGCACACATCCAACGATTGTGTTGGAGGCCGTTGCCGACCAACGGTTGTGGATCTGA
- the LOC125206268 gene encoding uncharacterized protein LOC125206268, translating to MGYYLADGIYPRWPVFVKTITSPTTDRRKLFAKKQEVARKDVERASGVLQSRWAIVKGTARGWHRPLIADIMYACIIMHNMIVEDEGDNATFWSDDPLASTSSSYIVTDPAVQGVPPDVRNVMARSAAMRQEDQHTHLQADLIEEIWNRN from the coding sequence ATGGGGTACTATCTGGCAGACGGGATCTACCCTAGATGGCCCGTGTTCGTGAAGACCATCACATCTCCAACTACAGATAGGAGGAAGTTGTTTGCCAAAAAGCAAGAGGTGGCTCGGAAAGATGTGGAGCGCGCATCTGGAGTTCTCCAATCACGTTGGGCTATAGTGAAGGGAACGGCCCGTGGTTGGCACCGTCCCCTAatcgccgacatcatgtatgcatgtatcataatgcataacatgatcgtTGAGGACGAGGGAGACAACGCCACTTTCTGGAGCGACGATCCGCTCGCCAGCACCAGCAGTAGCTACATTGTCACCGATCCGGCCGTGCAAGGTGTTCCTCCCGACGTGCGCAATGTCATGGCCCGTTCAGCGGCGATGCGCCAAGAAGATCAACACACACATCTCCAAGCGGAtctaattgaagaaatttggaaCCGCAATTGa
- the LOC125207685 gene encoding WRKY transcription factor 22: MEEDWDLHAVVRGCAAPVSTNNNAVSFQPLYTHQQDLSASCFEDLSPNGVVQEELHDLYKPFFPNSQIHLVSKDPPPQIAKQLSPQIYPRQQSFSVSNGSKTSSFHTPTTSSKRRKNYTKKVCHVAAENLSSDVWSWRKYGQKPIKGSPYPRGYYRCSTSKGCLARKQVERNRSDPGMFIVAYTAEHNHPMPTHRNSLAGSTRHKPEEVPTSAGPTKDSLETSREDDLAEANDDDDAVFSASEMALDDDFFSGLEDFTAASPDAGHLRYPWLSTTATTAGGS, translated from the exons ATGGAGGAGGACTGGGATCTCCACGCCGTCGTTAGAGGCTGCGCCGCCCCCGTCTCCACGAACAACAACGCTGTATCCTTTCAACCTCTCTACACTCATCAGCAGGACTTGTCCGCCTCCTGCTTCGAAGATCTGAGCCCAAACGGCGTCGTTCAAGAAGAGCTTCATGATCTCTACAAACCTTTTTTCCCCAACTCACAAATCCATCTCGTATCCAAAGATCCGCCGCCGCAAATAGCGAAGCAATTAAGCCCGCAGATTTACCCAAGGCAGCAGTCTTTCTCTGTTTCTAATGGCTCAAAAACTAGTTCATTTCACACTCCCACCACAAGCTCCAAACGAAG AAAAAACTACACCAAGAAGGTATGCCACGTGGCTGCCGAGAACTTATCTTCCGACGTGTGGTCGTGGAGAAAATACGGCCAGAAACCCATTAAGGGCTCTCCATATCCAAg GGGTTATTACAGATGTAGCACCTCAAAAGGTTGTTTGGCAAGGAAGCAAGTGGAGCGGAATAGATCCGACCCGGGAATGTTCATAGTAGCCTACACGGCGGAGCACAACCACCCCATGCCCACCCACCGGAACTCACTCGCCGGAAGCACCCGTCACAAGCCAGAGGAGGTTCCCACCTCTGCCGGGCCCACCAAGGATTCTTTAGAGACCAGCAGGGAGGATGACTTGGCAGAAGCCAATGACGATGACGACGCTGTGTTTAGTGCTTCTGAGATGGCGTTGGACGACGATTTCTTCTCCGGTTTGGAGGATTTCACAGCGGCGTCTCCCGATGCCGGCCACTTGCGGTACCCGTGGCTGTCGACTACCGCAACCACCGCCGGCGGGAGTTGA
- the LOC125206269 gene encoding uncharacterized protein LOC125206269, protein MNPDDYDLSTSDGCRRALTRALFDAVNESAAECLTQMQREQAAVARHREDGIGRPGLTPLQKCTVAIRQLAYGTASDMFDEYLHVGETTGRKCLKTFCKVVVEAFGDTYLRRPTADDCQRLMRMHETVHGFPGMLGSIVCMHWQWKNCPTAWRGQFTSGYKGSHPTMILEAVADHRLWIWHAYLEAVADVMYACIIMHNMIAEQELGHVTDWVDDEAGSSSSTATPPCRSRITDGLQ, encoded by the exons atgaatcccgacgACTACGATTTGAGTACATCGGATGGCTGCAGACGGGCCTTGACTCGAGCCTTGTTCGATGCCGTTAATGAATCCGCGGCGGAATGCTTGACACAAATGCAACGAGAGCAGGCGGCGGTGGCGCGG CATCGGGAAGACGGCATCGGCAGACCCGGACTTACGCCGTTGCagaagtgcacggttgcgaTCCGGCAGCTGGCCTACGGCACCGCATCagatatgttcgacgagtaccttcacGTCGGGGAGACAACTGGCCGCAAATGTCTAAAGACTTTTTGTAAGGTAGTTGTGGAGGCTTTTGGCGACACATATTTGCGACGTCCGACTGCTGATGATTGCCAGAGGCTGATGAGGATGCACGAGACGGTGCACGGCTTCCCTGGGATGCTAGGGAGCATCGTATGTATGCACtggcagtggaagaactgtccgacggcgtggagaggccaatttacTAGTGGCTACAAGGGCAGCCATCCGACGATGATCCTAGAAGCCGTCGCTGACCACCGCctctggatctggcatgcctacttg GAAGCCGTCGCCGacgtcatgtatgcgtgcatcatcatgcataacatgatagccGAACAAGAACTTGGACATGTCACCGATTGGGTGGATGATGAAGCCGGATCTAGCTCCAGCACGGCGACCCCGCCTTGTCGCTCGAGGATTACCGATGGGCTTCAGTGA
- the LOC125204911 gene encoding E3 ubiquitin-protein ligase TRAIP-like isoform X1, whose protein sequence is MVQASNDDSNSNTFVKTICSICFEDLKPIVEDLQSISVCGHVFHELCLQQWFEYCPNVKKRSCPICKQACTKANVGRLYFQSIGDSTDSSSQKPRDCQGNPEELQREVNRLEGKVAGLSSSLEKQQKDFQEVKDELLMCSEQLKIEVALKHEAVLQTATAKQLLRAKSEELDKSTMECMRFKERNMALARELATFRLAYDMDLKEDDAMKLASLGNDGGSREGNYLLIKSLNAHKKSYKELLAKCNDLGRREARCCEELENANKKIKKLKLRVRELATAVEMKENDALRVLKDQNIKLKRNSHDNQMKRPTNQAGLDDIPDISFVLEEEEFPKHVAEKCTINDKLPGFAHDRNEQVTVPISTNEVKDKLCSSTFMQASSYKTSAPCADDNIIVEECHDPRPVQYFHADKNDVELVNSDNKAEVSRSLSLRKSRKRQRAEEVPSNIDDEVICIGDTNNPVQTPVHNGKETSSSNPVSEPDNHCFTGGLLGPDGTNWHLGKWCKKGQNQGSNSKAGDLIAVGADGRGGRIKVMRPLHQPSVDSKCKQSGKQSKLRGGKGVLQIEHFFRKTG, encoded by the exons ATGGTTCAGGCTAGCAATGACGATTCCAACAGCAATACGTTCGTGAAAACCATATGCTCAATCTGCTTCGAAGATCTGAAACCCATAGTAGAAGATCTTCAATCAATATCTGTATGCGGCCACGTTTTTCACGAGCTCTG CTTACAACAATGGTTTGAGTACTGTCCCAATGTGAAGAAGAGGAGTTGTCCTATATGCAAACAAGCCTGCACAAAAGCAAATGTCGGGCGCCTTTATTTCCAGTCGATTGGTGATTCAACTGATAGTTCTTCTCAAAAGCCACGCGACTGCCAGGGAAATCCTGAGGAATTGCAGAGAGAGGTCAATAGATTGGAGGGAAAAGTTGCAGGCCTTTCTTCGTCCTTGGAGAAGCAACAGAAAGACTTTCAGGAAGTTAAAGATGAG CTCCTCATGTGCAGTGAGCAACTGAAAATTGAGGTGGCTCTGAAACATGAAGCTGTACTTCAGACAGCAACCGCTAAGCAGTTGCTTCGTGCGAAATCTGAG GAGCTTGACAAATCAACTATGGAGTGCATGAGATTTAAAGAGAGGAATATGGCTTTGGCAAGGGAACTTGCAACATTTAGACT GGCCTATGATATGGACTTGAAAGAAGATGATGCCATGAAACTTGCTTCATTAGGAAATGACGGTGGCAGCAGAGAAGGAAATTATCTTCTGATAAAATCTTTGAACGCTCATAAAAA GAGTTACAAGGAACTGTTGGCCAAGTGCAATGATTTAGGAAGACGAGAGGCTCGGTGCTGTGAAGAACTTGAGAAtgctaataaaaagattaagaaGCTGAAA ttgagGGTCCGAGAACTTGCAACTGCTGTTGAAATGAAGGAGAATGATGCTCTGAGAGTGCTAAAagatcaaaatattaaactgAAGCGCAATTCACATGATAATCAAATGAAGAGACCTACAAATCAGGCTGGTTTAGATGATATCCCGGATATATCATTTGTTTTGGAGGAAGAAGAATTCCCCAAGCATGTGGCTGAAAAATGCACAATCAACGATAAGTTACCTGGGTTTGCTCATGACCGTAATGAACAGGTTACAGTCCCTATCTCAACAAATGAAGTTAAGGATAAACTATGCTCCTCTACTTTCATGCAAGCATCCTCGTACAAAACTTCAGCACCTTGTGCTGATGACAACATAATTGTTGAAGAATGCCATGATCCAAGACCAGTCCAATACTTTCATGCTGACAAAAAtgatgtagaattggtaaactCTGACAACAAAGCTGAAGTATCTCGCTCTTTGTCTTTGAGAAAGAGTAGAAAGAGACAACGGGCCGAGGAAGTTCCATCTAACATAGATGATGAGGTGATATGCATTGGGGACACCAATAATCCTGTTCAAACCCCAGTACATAATGGAAAAGAGACTAGTTCATCGAATCCAGTTTCTGAACCTG ATAACCATTGCTTCACTGGCGGCTTACTCGGCCCTGATGGAACCAACTGGCACTTGGGAAAATGGTGCAAGAAAGGTCAGAACCAAGGATCAAATTCAAAAGCAGGCGATTTAATTGCAGTTGGAGCTGATGGCAGAGGTGGCCGAATCAAGGTTATGAGACCACTTCATCAACCATCAGTG GATTCTAAATGCAAGCAAAGTGGCAAACAAAGCAAGTTGAGAGGAGGAAAAGGAGTCTTGCAGATTGAGCACTTCTTTCGAAAGACTGGTTAG
- the LOC125204911 gene encoding uncharacterized protein LOC125204911 isoform X2 produces MSGAFISSRLVIQLIVLLKSHATAREILRNCRERSIDWREKLQAFLRPWRSNRKTFRKLKMSEQLKIEVALKHEAVLQTATAKQLLRAKSEELDKSTMECMRFKERNMALARELATFRLAYDMDLKEDDAMKLASLGNDGGSREGNYLLIKSLNAHKKSYKELLAKCNDLGRREARCCEELENANKKIKKLKLRVRELATAVEMKENDALRVLKDQNIKLKRNSHDNQMKRPTNQAGLDDIPDISFVLEEEEFPKHVAEKCTINDKLPGFAHDRNEQVTVPISTNEVKDKLCSSTFMQASSYKTSAPCADDNIIVEECHDPRPVQYFHADKNDVELVNSDNKAEVSRSLSLRKSRKRQRAEEVPSNIDDEVICIGDTNNPVQTPVHNGKETSSSNPVSEPDNHCFTGGLLGPDGTNWHLGKWCKKGQNQGSNSKAGDLIAVGADGRGGRIKVMRPLHQPSVDSKCKQSGKQSKLRGGKGVLQIEHFFRKTG; encoded by the exons ATGTCGGGCGCCTTTATTTCCAGTCGATTGGTGATTCAACTGATAGTTCTTCTCAAAAGCCACGCGACTGCCAGGGAAATCCTGAGGAATTGCAGAGAGAGGTCAATAGATTGGAGGGAAAAGTTGCAGGCCTTTCTTCGTCCTTGGAGAAGCAACAGAAAGACTTTCAGGAAGTTAAAGATGAG TGAGCAACTGAAAATTGAGGTGGCTCTGAAACATGAAGCTGTACTTCAGACAGCAACCGCTAAGCAGTTGCTTCGTGCGAAATCTGAG GAGCTTGACAAATCAACTATGGAGTGCATGAGATTTAAAGAGAGGAATATGGCTTTGGCAAGGGAACTTGCAACATTTAGACT GGCCTATGATATGGACTTGAAAGAAGATGATGCCATGAAACTTGCTTCATTAGGAAATGACGGTGGCAGCAGAGAAGGAAATTATCTTCTGATAAAATCTTTGAACGCTCATAAAAA GAGTTACAAGGAACTGTTGGCCAAGTGCAATGATTTAGGAAGACGAGAGGCTCGGTGCTGTGAAGAACTTGAGAAtgctaataaaaagattaagaaGCTGAAA ttgagGGTCCGAGAACTTGCAACTGCTGTTGAAATGAAGGAGAATGATGCTCTGAGAGTGCTAAAagatcaaaatattaaactgAAGCGCAATTCACATGATAATCAAATGAAGAGACCTACAAATCAGGCTGGTTTAGATGATATCCCGGATATATCATTTGTTTTGGAGGAAGAAGAATTCCCCAAGCATGTGGCTGAAAAATGCACAATCAACGATAAGTTACCTGGGTTTGCTCATGACCGTAATGAACAGGTTACAGTCCCTATCTCAACAAATGAAGTTAAGGATAAACTATGCTCCTCTACTTTCATGCAAGCATCCTCGTACAAAACTTCAGCACCTTGTGCTGATGACAACATAATTGTTGAAGAATGCCATGATCCAAGACCAGTCCAATACTTTCATGCTGACAAAAAtgatgtagaattggtaaactCTGACAACAAAGCTGAAGTATCTCGCTCTTTGTCTTTGAGAAAGAGTAGAAAGAGACAACGGGCCGAGGAAGTTCCATCTAACATAGATGATGAGGTGATATGCATTGGGGACACCAATAATCCTGTTCAAACCCCAGTACATAATGGAAAAGAGACTAGTTCATCGAATCCAGTTTCTGAACCTG ATAACCATTGCTTCACTGGCGGCTTACTCGGCCCTGATGGAACCAACTGGCACTTGGGAAAATGGTGCAAGAAAGGTCAGAACCAAGGATCAAATTCAAAAGCAGGCGATTTAATTGCAGTTGGAGCTGATGGCAGAGGTGGCCGAATCAAGGTTATGAGACCACTTCATCAACCATCAGTG GATTCTAAATGCAAGCAAAGTGGCAAACAAAGCAAGTTGAGAGGAGGAAAAGGAGTCTTGCAGATTGAGCACTTCTTTCGAAAGACTGGTTAG
- the LOC125203388 gene encoding acyl carrier protein-like → MRQTRIPLFSISQRGPVLRLAPKISRTHVTKWRVLSAAAQPDTLQVVQSTIAKQLSVEECTVTPQTKFADLGADSLDTVEIMMTLEEKFGVSVGESGAESIATVQDAADLIEKVKSAAP, encoded by the coding sequence ATGCGCCAGACCCGTATCCCGTTATTCAGCATCTCTCAAAGGGGCCCGGTGCTAAGACTGGCGCCAAAAATCAGCCGAACCCACGTAACAAAGTGGAGGGTTTTGAGCGCGGCAGCGCAGCCAGACACTCTGCAGGTGGTGCAGAGCACGATCGCGAAGCAGTTGTCGGTGGAGGAGTGCACAGTGACGCCACAGACCAAGTTTGCTGATCTGGGCGCAGACTCGTTGGACACTGTGGAGATTATGATGACGTTGGAGGAGAAGTTTGGGGTCTCCGTCGGAGAGAGTGGGGCCGAGAGCATCGCCACCGTGCAGGATGCCGCCGACTTGATCGAGAAAGTCAAGTCTGCCGCACCTTAA